One Alkalicoccus halolimnae DNA segment encodes these proteins:
- a CDS encoding VanW family protein — MTKLKWFGASFIVIAGSIAFMLVFAFTGQLMYQISFQQERMQEDTFIAGVDVSELNRYEAMSALSEEVETWEEDFRYYLTWYDEEQEVPQEAISVQIEPAVEQMLENPELREGTVPISVDQTLLQETLEEFSFREDMRDAVNVMELASDIETELGGLPEGEQSMQLHGYLESFAEPEQGLLSEASRTGGMSAQLRDVLPADGRIVIEGGTSFSLLEMLGGGLLEEETMAALSSAVFETVAATNFDIQERHQRHELPDIVPAGYDANVEANERDFRFFNPNDYTYELEIVTNGGDLQVSLYGHEFPYDIDVRVEETARTSPETRIRYSTQTAENSTQTVENGRDGFRMETVRVVSYDDAFEPLDEEVLAEDYYAPLHSVEERNIASRVPEKEEPFEDFPWDENEQNDSGSNGSGMNGAFEQWLDEGSPGEFDDWLFDDNGFDFDNGTSPENGFNGGSTTPAPSEEAYDEWRNEGSPGEFEDWFNENNGFDEGPRPGNGFNGGDGGFGNGSTAPVPSEEAYDEWRNEGSPGEFEDWFNENNGFDEGPRPGNGFNGGDGGFGNGSTAPVPSEEAYEEWENEGSPGEFENWIEENEREDFENGAPSDGQVPPETKGAFEQWLEEGSPASFEQWKSERNGSRNDIGNDDPGMGGPPSGESTPPVKGEGK, encoded by the coding sequence ATGACGAAATTAAAATGGTTTGGAGCGTCTTTTATAGTGATTGCAGGCAGTATTGCGTTTATGCTTGTTTTTGCTTTTACTGGGCAGCTTATGTATCAAATATCTTTTCAGCAGGAAAGAATGCAGGAAGACACGTTTATTGCCGGTGTGGATGTTTCGGAGTTAAACCGTTATGAAGCGATGTCAGCTCTGTCTGAAGAAGTAGAAACGTGGGAAGAGGACTTCCGCTATTATTTAACGTGGTACGATGAGGAACAGGAAGTGCCTCAGGAAGCAATCAGCGTTCAGATTGAACCGGCTGTCGAACAAATGCTGGAAAATCCCGAACTGCGTGAAGGCACAGTCCCAATTTCCGTCGATCAGACCCTGCTTCAGGAAACTTTGGAGGAATTTTCGTTTCGTGAAGATATGCGTGACGCGGTTAATGTGATGGAACTGGCTTCGGACATTGAAACAGAGCTGGGCGGTCTGCCGGAAGGCGAACAGTCCATGCAGCTGCACGGATATTTAGAATCGTTCGCTGAACCGGAACAGGGACTTCTGAGCGAAGCTTCCCGAACGGGAGGAATGTCAGCCCAGCTGCGGGACGTCCTTCCTGCTGACGGACGAATTGTAATAGAGGGGGGAACTTCTTTTTCTCTCCTGGAAATGCTCGGAGGCGGACTGCTGGAAGAGGAAACGATGGCAGCTTTAAGTTCTGCAGTTTTTGAAACCGTGGCAGCGACGAACTTCGACATTCAGGAGCGTCACCAGCGGCATGAACTGCCTGATATTGTTCCCGCCGGATATGATGCGAATGTGGAAGCAAATGAACGGGACTTCCGTTTTTTTAATCCGAATGATTATACATATGAACTTGAGATCGTGACAAACGGCGGAGATCTGCAAGTATCGCTGTATGGGCATGAATTTCCTTATGATATTGATGTCAGAGTGGAAGAAACAGCCCGCACATCGCCTGAGACCAGAATCCGCTACTCGACACAGACCGCGGAGAACTCCACACAGACAGTGGAGAACGGAAGAGATGGTTTTCGGATGGAAACCGTTCGTGTCGTGAGCTATGATGATGCGTTTGAACCTCTGGATGAAGAGGTGCTCGCCGAAGATTATTATGCTCCTTTACACAGTGTGGAAGAAAGAAACATCGCTTCCCGTGTGCCTGAAAAAGAAGAACCATTTGAGGATTTTCCTTGGGATGAAAACGAGCAGAACGACAGCGGCAGTAATGGAAGCGGTATGAATGGAGCTTTTGAACAATGGCTGGACGAAGGAAGCCCCGGAGAATTCGACGACTGGCTTTTTGACGATAATGGATTTGATTTTGATAACGGTACGTCTCCTGAAAATGGCTTTAACGGCGGAAGCACCACTCCTGCTCCATCTGAGGAAGCCTACGACGAGTGGAGAAACGAAGGAAGCCCGGGGGAGTTTGAAGACTGGTTCAACGAAAACAACGGCTTTGACGAAGGGCCGCGGCCCGGAAACGGATTTAATGGGGGAGACGGCGGTTTTGGCAATGGAAGCACCGCGCCCGTTCCGTCCGAGGAAGCCTATGACGAGTGGAGAAATGAAGGAAGCCCGGGAGAGTTTGAAGACTGGTTCAACGAAAACAACGGCTTTGACGAAGGGCCGCGGCCCGGAAACGGATTTAATGGGGGAGACGGCGGTTTTGGCAATGGAAGCACCGCGCCCGTTCCGTCCGAAGAAGCCTATGAAGAGTGGGAAAACGAAGGAAGCCCGGGAGAGTTTGAAAACTGGATCGAAGAAAATGAACGGGAGGATTTTGAAAATGGAGCACCTTCAGACGGTCAGGTTCCCCCTGAGACGAAAGGCGCGTTTGAACAGTGGCTGGAGGAAGGAAGTCCCGCAAGCTTCGAGCAGTGGAAATCTGAAAGAAACGGAAGCCGGAATGACATAGGAAACGATGATCCGGGAATGGGCGGACCACCTTCCGGAGAAAGCACTCCTCCGGTTAAAGGAGAAGGAAAATAA
- a CDS encoding bifunctional folylpolyglutamate synthase/dihydrofolate synthase, giving the protein MTASDRAFADREDAGIVYTLTRMEKLMEALGHPQNARPLIHAAGTNGKGSTVAFIDQLLQEGGKTTASFTTPSLGERHEQLTFNGVPVSKAIFDKAVELVLPAVQKTEAALGEKVSPFELLTAVVYTASAEILKPDVLIIEAGMGGRLDATNVAFKPAAVVLTSIGTDHAEYLGGTREAVAREKAGIMREGVRCISACGEEADAWLREEAEKTGAFFEPLAGDWSFAEPDMFIWKEESVRLPVPGEHQARNARAALAAVEELVQPKLSALARSSHPGRWEHFTEKVILDTAHNTEAVRELCRLAQTLTNVTFLTAVMRDKPVREMMNLMNQTGEVTVTAMPDARGMTEDEWYREFPELPFTARPAEWVTSQAERDGRTIIITGSHAFIRYMRSELIREQQ; this is encoded by the coding sequence ATGACAGCTTCAGACAGGGCGTTTGCAGATCGTGAGGATGCGGGTATCGTGTACACGCTGACGCGGATGGAAAAGCTGATGGAAGCACTCGGCCATCCTCAGAATGCCCGTCCGCTCATTCACGCAGCCGGCACAAACGGCAAAGGATCCACCGTTGCTTTTATCGATCAGCTGCTTCAGGAAGGTGGAAAAACGACCGCTTCGTTTACGACTCCGTCACTCGGAGAGCGCCACGAACAGCTTACTTTCAACGGAGTGCCTGTTTCAAAAGCCATTTTCGATAAGGCGGTGGAACTCGTTCTCCCCGCTGTTCAGAAGACAGAAGCCGCACTTGGGGAGAAAGTCAGTCCGTTCGAACTGCTTACAGCCGTGGTCTATACGGCATCGGCAGAGATTCTGAAACCGGACGTGCTGATCATCGAAGCCGGCATGGGAGGCCGTCTTGACGCGACCAACGTAGCTTTTAAACCGGCAGCGGTCGTCCTCACTTCGATCGGGACGGACCACGCAGAATACCTTGGAGGAACAAGAGAAGCCGTCGCGAGAGAAAAAGCCGGCATTATGCGGGAAGGGGTCCGCTGTATTTCCGCATGCGGTGAGGAAGCAGATGCGTGGCTCCGGGAAGAAGCAGAAAAAACAGGTGCTTTTTTTGAGCCGCTTGCCGGGGACTGGTCTTTTGCGGAACCGGATATGTTCATTTGGAAAGAGGAATCGGTCCGGCTGCCTGTACCCGGGGAGCATCAGGCGCGCAATGCGAGGGCAGCGCTTGCCGCCGTCGAAGAACTGGTTCAGCCCAAGCTTTCGGCACTCGCCCGCAGCAGCCATCCTGGCAGGTGGGAGCATTTTACGGAAAAAGTGATTCTTGATACCGCCCATAATACAGAAGCGGTGAGGGAGCTTTGCCGGCTTGCCCAGACCTTGACGAACGTAACCTTCTTAACAGCCGTGATGCGCGACAAGCCGGTGCGTGAAATGATGAATCTGATGAACCAGACAGGAGAGGTGACAGTTACAGCAATGCCGGATGCTCGGGGTATGACGGAAGACGAGTGGTACCGAGAGTTTCCGGAACTGCCTTTTACTGCGCGCCCGGCAGAGTGGGTCACCTCCCAGGCAGAGCGGGACGGGCGGACGATCATCATTACAGGGTCGCATGCGTTTATTCGTTACATGAGGTCCGAGCTAATTCGGGAACAGCAATAG
- a CDS encoding ATP-grasp domain-containing protein, which translates to MPTNVSWLVYNGGLYTEKFKDYERLITEAASRRGLDMHPVANDELLVQLSETGAVDTESRLPEPDFIHFADKDIFLAEALEAAGMRLFNCSKTIALCDDKRSMHRAFAAKGIRQPKTYMAPMAYSGVGREDLHYVERVQALLGFPLIIKEAFGSFGEQVYWIESREKLFETAAGLQGTPHLYQEVITDSIGKDVRINVIGGKAVAAMKRTSAADFRANVTAGGAAEPYRASAAQLNTALQAARAVGADFAGVDLFLNDGEPIVCEVNSNPHVRSIIECTGIHVEDDMIEHMMQKGSRL; encoded by the coding sequence ATGCCTACAAACGTTTCCTGGCTCGTATACAATGGCGGGCTCTATACCGAAAAATTTAAAGACTACGAGCGGCTGATCACCGAAGCGGCTTCTCGAAGAGGCCTGGACATGCATCCTGTCGCAAACGACGAACTGCTCGTCCAGCTGTCTGAAACGGGAGCGGTCGACACGGAAAGCCGGCTTCCGGAACCGGACTTTATTCATTTTGCGGATAAAGATATTTTTCTTGCTGAGGCCCTTGAAGCAGCGGGCATGCGCCTGTTTAACTGTTCTAAAACGATCGCGCTCTGCGATGACAAGCGGAGTATGCACCGGGCATTTGCGGCAAAAGGCATTCGTCAGCCGAAAACATACATGGCGCCGATGGCCTACAGCGGCGTCGGACGGGAAGACCTTCATTACGTGGAACGTGTCCAGGCGCTGCTGGGCTTTCCACTGATTATTAAAGAAGCTTTCGGTTCCTTCGGAGAGCAGGTATACTGGATTGAATCACGGGAGAAGCTCTTCGAAACCGCTGCGGGGCTGCAGGGCACACCGCATCTCTATCAGGAAGTGATTACCGACAGTATCGGTAAAGATGTGCGTATCAATGTGATTGGCGGCAAAGCAGTCGCTGCGATGAAGCGGACGTCAGCCGCTGATTTCCGGGCAAACGTCACGGCCGGAGGCGCCGCGGAACCTTACAGAGCGTCAGCCGCTCAATTAAACACGGCACTTCAGGCGGCACGCGCCGTCGGGGCGGACTTTGCGGGGGTGGATTTATTTTTGAATGACGGAGAGCCGATCGTCTGCGAAGTGAATTCCAATCCACACGTTCGCAGTATTATTGAGTGCACCGGCATACACGTGGAAGACGATATGATCGAGCACATGATGCAGAAAGGAAGTCGTTTATGA
- a CDS encoding ATP-grasp domain-containing protein: MITGWVIYKEEDKKRNETFISWMQEAASRRGMILEVVTYESLAVTLSGREAMFPGRPKPDFLVVRTCTPWLNEAAEMRGIRVFNCSKVSRIANDKRLSHAYMNCLGIPMLPSTAAHRKSLHYMSPSYPFILKDPFGRGGTGVEWIARPQQLNRTLKDELLMQPVGGQRGRDVRVYVVGGKIAGSILRESQTDFKANISGGANAVFYELSDADKAVVHTITASLKLDFAGLDFLLDEEDGLLFNEMEDAVGCRSLYMNSSVDIADVFMEHVFSELV, translated from the coding sequence ATGATAACAGGATGGGTCATTTATAAAGAAGAGGATAAAAAGCGGAATGAAACATTTATTTCGTGGATGCAGGAGGCTGCCTCGCGGAGAGGAATGATCCTCGAAGTTGTTACGTATGAATCGCTTGCGGTCACGCTTTCCGGCAGAGAAGCGATGTTTCCCGGAAGGCCGAAGCCGGATTTTCTCGTCGTGCGCACCTGCACTCCGTGGCTCAATGAAGCAGCTGAAATGAGAGGCATCCGTGTGTTCAATTGTTCGAAAGTCAGCCGTATCGCCAATGATAAACGGCTGAGCCACGCATATATGAACTGTCTCGGTATTCCAATGCTTCCAAGTACAGCTGCTCACCGAAAATCTCTGCACTATATGAGTCCTTCCTATCCGTTTATTCTGAAAGACCCTTTCGGCCGCGGCGGCACCGGGGTGGAATGGATTGCCCGGCCGCAGCAGCTGAACCGGACGCTGAAAGACGAACTGCTTATGCAGCCGGTCGGTGGTCAGCGAGGACGGGACGTACGGGTCTACGTCGTCGGTGGAAAAATTGCCGGAAGTATCCTGCGGGAATCACAAACCGATTTTAAAGCGAACATTTCAGGAGGAGCGAACGCCGTATTTTACGAGCTTTCTGACGCTGATAAAGCTGTTGTGCATACGATTACCGCTTCCTTGAAACTTGATTTTGCAGGCCTTGATTTTCTGCTCGACGAAGAGGACGGTCTCCTCTTTAACGAAATGGAAGATGCGGTCGGATGCCGCAGCCTGTACATGAACAGCTCGGTCGATATCGCGGATGTATTTATGGAGCACGTTTTCAGCGAGCTAGTATAG
- a CDS encoding response regulator transcription factor, translated as MIRVVFADDHEMVRIGVSAYLKAQADIDVVAEAADGEEAVQLVREHKPDVILMDLVMEPVDGIEATRRIMEETPEAKVLIMTSFLDDEKVYPALEAGAFSYMLKTSRAADIAKAIRDTYAGQSVLEPAVATKVMSRMRKPKEAPVHESLTNREREVLRLMAEGKSNQEIADELFIAVKTVKVHVSSILMKLEVHDRTQAVIYALKQKLY; from the coding sequence ATGATCCGGGTAGTATTTGCGGATGATCATGAAATGGTGCGGATCGGAGTGTCTGCGTATTTAAAAGCGCAGGCGGATATTGACGTCGTCGCCGAAGCGGCCGATGGGGAAGAGGCGGTACAGCTTGTCCGCGAACATAAGCCGGATGTGATTCTGATGGATCTTGTTATGGAGCCGGTGGACGGTATCGAAGCGACGCGGCGGATTATGGAAGAAACGCCGGAAGCGAAAGTGCTCATAATGACCAGCTTTCTGGACGATGAAAAAGTGTATCCGGCACTTGAAGCAGGAGCTTTCAGCTATATGCTGAAAACGTCGCGCGCAGCTGATATTGCGAAGGCGATCCGTGATACATATGCGGGGCAGTCCGTTCTTGAACCGGCTGTAGCGACGAAAGTTATGAGCCGGATGCGCAAGCCGAAGGAAGCACCGGTGCACGAGTCGCTGACGAACCGTGAACGGGAGGTACTGCGCCTCATGGCTGAGGGGAAATCGAATCAGGAAATTGCGGATGAGCTGTTTATTGCTGTCAAAACGGTGAAAGTTCACGTTAGCAGCATTCTGATGAAGCTCGAGGTGCACGATCGCACGCAGGCCGTGATCTACGCGCTGAAGCAGAAGCTATACTAG
- a CDS encoding sensor histidine kinase produces MTIAARLVFTISVLTLLVCLVIGTVTVMLFPPESIGILWSTAVFGIPYLLFAGGTAVLFVLFSGLAVHAHWKEYNKQLQTRLDKALLGTEGSETAVHKQEVFRKIAELQEKLARQTQRTRQAAAEKAADREKSLQEVIVQERTRLARELHDSVSQQLFAASMLAAAINESEEYSGAVKDQFQLVERMINQSQLEMRALLLHLRPAALKDKSLKAGMEELLGELKQKVPVNVESRLEEVALDKGVEDHLFRILQEAVSNSLRHASAGEVSVTLMERDGKVIMQVVDDGKGFRVQEEAHGSYGMSTMKERAEEVGGRLKVVSIPGEGTRIEVQIPIWKEGEKQ; encoded by the coding sequence ATGACGATTGCGGCAAGACTCGTTTTCACGATCAGCGTTCTGACTCTCCTCGTATGTCTCGTCATTGGTACGGTGACCGTGATGCTTTTTCCACCCGAGTCTATAGGAATTCTTTGGAGCACCGCTGTTTTCGGCATTCCCTATCTACTTTTTGCAGGCGGGACAGCCGTTCTTTTTGTGCTGTTTTCAGGGCTCGCTGTGCACGCCCACTGGAAAGAATACAACAAACAGCTGCAGACCCGGCTCGACAAAGCCCTTCTCGGTACAGAGGGATCGGAAACGGCCGTCCATAAGCAGGAAGTGTTTCGGAAAATCGCTGAACTGCAGGAAAAGCTGGCCCGGCAGACGCAGCGTACGCGGCAGGCCGCTGCCGAAAAAGCGGCCGACAGAGAAAAAAGCCTGCAGGAAGTAATTGTTCAGGAAAGAACGAGGCTTGCCCGGGAACTGCATGATTCGGTCAGCCAGCAGCTGTTTGCAGCTTCCATGCTGGCAGCGGCCATTAATGAGTCCGAAGAATATTCCGGAGCAGTTAAGGATCAGTTTCAGCTTGTGGAACGAATGATAAATCAGTCGCAGCTGGAAATGCGGGCGCTTCTCCTGCATCTGCGTCCGGCTGCGCTGAAAGATAAATCACTCAAAGCAGGAATGGAAGAGCTGCTCGGCGAATTAAAGCAGAAAGTACCGGTAAATGTCGAAAGCAGGCTGGAAGAAGTCGCATTGGATAAAGGCGTGGAAGACCATCTTTTCCGGATTCTTCAGGAAGCAGTTTCGAACAGCCTGCGTCATGCCAGTGCCGGAGAAGTGAGTGTGACGCTGATGGAGAGGGACGGGAAAGTCATTATGCAGGTCGTGGACGACGGGAAAGGATTCCGCGTGCAGGAGGAGGCGCACGGTTCCTATGGAATGTCGACGATGAAGGAACGCGCCGAAGAAGTAGGAGGCAGGCTGAAAGTAGTCAGCATACCGGGAGAAGGCACGCGTATTGAAGTACAGATCCCGATTTGGAAGGAGGGGGAAAAACAATGA
- the liaF gene encoding cell wall-active antibiotics response protein LiaF, whose protein sequence is MLRSIPTKRLNTVFVLALLFLVIELLTHGAGMITGVAILVFLAYIGWKQYETSFGKLLCWIGIIGLIIQLLSLFAVQFFIIAVLVLLVLEYRRGKNTPESMEPQTAAAPRPAALLQTEPLFQQRFAGTQATAEEPYQWRDINIQTGVGSKTIDLSNTVIRDTAVVSIRHLLGPVTILVPYDLEVQVSHSAFYGKLNLFEETEEKLLNESVSFQTEGYDEAKSRVKIVTSLLSGDLEVKRV, encoded by the coding sequence GTGCTGAGAAGTATACCAACAAAACGACTCAATACAGTATTTGTACTTGCTCTCCTCTTTCTCGTCATCGAACTGCTCACCCACGGCGCCGGTATGATTACCGGCGTCGCCATTCTCGTGTTCCTCGCCTACATCGGCTGGAAGCAGTATGAAACGTCGTTTGGAAAACTGCTCTGCTGGATAGGCATTATCGGGCTGATCATCCAGCTGCTGAGTTTGTTTGCTGTCCAATTCTTCATTATCGCTGTGCTCGTGCTATTAGTATTGGAATACAGACGCGGGAAAAATACGCCTGAAAGCATGGAGCCGCAGACGGCAGCCGCCCCCAGGCCCGCAGCGTTACTTCAGACAGAGCCGCTCTTCCAGCAGCGTTTTGCAGGGACCCAGGCGACGGCAGAAGAACCGTACCAGTGGCGCGACATTAATATTCAAACGGGTGTCGGCAGTAAAACGATTGATTTAAGCAACACGGTGATCCGTGACACAGCAGTCGTATCGATCCGCCATCTGCTCGGTCCGGTGACGATTCTCGTACCTTACGATCTTGAAGTCCAGGTTTCGCACAGCGCGTTTTACGGGAAGCTGAACCTGTTTGAGGAGACAGAAGAGAAGCTGCTGAATGAATCGGTCTCTTTTCAGACCGAAGGCTACGACGAGGCAAAAAGCAGGGTGAAAATCGTTACTTCGCTTCTTTCCGGGGATCTGGAGGTGAAGCGGGTATGA
- a CDS encoding flagellar basal body rod protein produces the protein MKFLLFLGIIVAVILVLSNLGPMILFAVGAWLLYVSYKQFVKAESTAAKVIWAVIGVIVLSLTLANVTAIIGVLALYFLYVLYRSYKSENPKGAKLT, from the coding sequence ATGAAATTTTTATTGTTTCTCGGGATTATAGTGGCGGTCATTCTCGTATTAAGCAACCTCGGTCCGATGATCCTGTTCGCTGTGGGAGCCTGGCTGCTGTATGTTTCCTACAAACAGTTTGTAAAAGCAGAATCCACGGCGGCAAAAGTGATATGGGCGGTTATAGGAGTCATTGTACTTAGTTTGACGCTGGCAAATGTCACGGCAATTATCGGAGTGCTGGCACTGTACTTCCTCTATGTTCTATACCGAAGCTACAAGAGTGAAAACCCGAAAGGAGCGAAACTGACATGA
- a CDS encoding YkvA family protein produces MKKDEYEKKVENMNHPALIEKSTDEYSENKFWTKLKAAGKKMGGKLVYYSLVLFYAMQDDGVPRKAKLTIAGALGYLILPVDIIPDFIPVVGFMDDLALIIYALRQVFTHVSEETKKKAYEQTSHLFGEEPEEVKDEFMPNQD; encoded by the coding sequence ATGAAAAAAGACGAGTACGAGAAAAAAGTGGAAAATATGAATCATCCGGCATTAATTGAAAAATCTACCGATGAGTACAGTGAAAATAAATTCTGGACCAAACTGAAAGCGGCAGGAAAGAAAATGGGCGGAAAACTTGTTTATTACAGCCTGGTTTTATTTTACGCCATGCAGGACGACGGGGTACCGAGAAAAGCGAAGCTGACGATCGCCGGGGCACTTGGTTATTTAATTCTGCCGGTCGATATTATACCGGATTTCATACCGGTCGTCGGTTTTATGGATGATCTGGCACTCATTATTTATGCGCTGCGCCAGGTATTCACCCACGTGAGCGAAGAAACGAAAAAGAAAGCATATGAGCAGACTTCCCACTTGTTTGGAGAAGAACCCGAAGAAGTGAAAGACGAGTTCATGCCGAATCAGGATTAA
- a CDS encoding aminotransferase class IV — MPEIAFYQDRFIEVDEPVIPIQERGHQFGDGIYEVIRVYNGVPFTMREHMERMEESAGLIRMELPYPAQEIERLALEALRRSDILEAEIYIQITRGIHIRQHHFPEPAASALSIIIKDARIVPEDKRMSGVDVITRDDVRWKLCYVKSLNLLPNVMAKQEAVEAGAQEALFVDNNVVKEGSSSNVFIVKDGIVKTHPATKGILHGITRRVVIDTAREAGIPLEETRFTTEELHEADEAFLTSTTMELLSIRQVDHHLLSESRLVTDRLFAAFQEKKEKERSNWHKTR, encoded by the coding sequence ATGCCTGAGATTGCATTTTATCAGGACCGGTTCATTGAAGTCGACGAACCGGTTATCCCAATTCAGGAACGAGGCCATCAGTTCGGCGATGGCATTTACGAAGTGATCCGTGTCTACAATGGGGTTCCTTTCACTATGAGAGAGCATATGGAGCGCATGGAGGAAAGTGCGGGGCTCATCCGCATGGAGCTTCCCTATCCGGCGCAGGAAATTGAAAGGCTCGCGCTTGAAGCCCTGCGGCGTTCCGATATTCTGGAAGCGGAAATATATATTCAGATAACCCGCGGCATCCATATTCGCCAGCATCATTTCCCCGAACCTGCGGCTTCTGCGCTGTCGATTATTATTAAAGACGCGCGTATTGTACCAGAGGATAAACGGATGAGCGGCGTGGATGTGATTACACGCGATGATGTTCGCTGGAAACTGTGCTACGTCAAATCACTCAACCTGCTTCCAAACGTTATGGCCAAGCAGGAGGCGGTGGAAGCGGGGGCTCAGGAAGCGCTGTTTGTAGACAACAATGTCGTCAAAGAAGGCTCCAGCAGCAACGTGTTTATTGTGAAAGACGGCATTGTCAAAACGCATCCGGCAACGAAAGGCATTCTTCACGGGATCACGCGGCGCGTCGTGATTGATACGGCACGGGAAGCAGGTATTCCGCTCGAAGAAACACGCTTTACGACAGAAGAACTGCATGAAGCGGATGAAGCTTTTCTTACCTCCACTACGATGGAGCTGCTTTCGATCAGGCAGGTGGACCACCATCTGCTTTCGGAAAGCCGTTTGGTTACAGACCGCCTGTTTGCAGCTTTTCAGGAAAAGAAAGAGAAAGAAAGAAGCAACTGGCACAAAACCCGATGA